In Arthrobacter sp. SLBN-112, a genomic segment contains:
- a CDS encoding response regulator, producing the protein MSQKGLLEPGRPVGGSMARLAGLIASAAVVLAVLALYFVSNNGTAPARVTGDCLILAASLVAGTSCSLAARRGENARAWSFMAVAAFTWAGGQALWTYFGLTNDNTYPFPSPADVLFLAYSIPAAAALFSFKRPAGTTKVGWVRSALDASVIAGSVLAISWYTALGPALSSEGDILTVLVSVAYPVVDVVMTSLVLVLAMRRQPGERLPWLCFGSGLLALTITDSTYVRLTFDGVTGVTGSPLALGWIGAFLLIALAPLLPYAQKPQPERKAFALALELLPYAPILAALVVVAGPHVQELGTFLLVVARTTVVLILIRQVLIVVQNITLATGLEEEVAVRTAELEGLGAIVNSSTDAILSTTPEGVITSWNPGAERQYGYPAEEAIGKDGRILLPPGGSDGTEEIFERLRESGDAMNFETEHVRKDGTVIPVSVTVSPIQKDGNLRGVAVIARDITLRRAAEDELRAARAAALEASRLKSDFLATMSHEIRTPMNGVVGLTALLLETSLDETQKQYAHGVKSAGDALLALINDILDFSKLEAGKVDLDLRPFDPRLLVEEVAGLLAEPAQAKGLELIAFCEPDVPGRLIGDSGRIRQILLNLASNAVKFTPTGEVAIRIGTETPETGPESAAGAYFEVRDTGIGIAPAQHTRLFESFSQADASTTRRYGGTGLGLAICSRLTEAMNGEIGMRSVPGQGSTFWFRIPLPVAPASTDPLPNADVLTGMRALVVDDNTTNRLVLESQLRGWRLQPDAVPDAKTALARAREAAGRGAPFDLAVLDLCMPEINGLELARAIKADPALNGMELIMLTSTMQIEGSAIADAGVREWLMKPVRSSEFYNRLIRLMSTSEKRPPRESLTSTTSAAVAGRSVSAPSYTGLVRGRLLVVEDNEVNQLVARSTVAKFGYPVDVVANGAEAVAAVEKTRYDAVLMDCHMPVMDGFEATRIIRSRETGNNRLPIIAMTAGALDGDRERCLAAGMDDYLAKPVDASELEAVLSRWVPDQTASFLPGQPLAVTGGEHQALDGEHSIRGLDKGRLAILRDLGPADGLGLLPAAAEAFRNDIPDRIAALHQAINDSDGPALAQASHALRGAAANIGATTAAALCGELEAIGGTGKQNDALHLVSRLEAALAQANIELDQALGSAP; encoded by the coding sequence GTGTCTCAGAAAGGTCTCCTTGAACCGGGACGGCCAGTCGGCGGAAGCATGGCCCGGCTGGCTGGGCTAATTGCTTCTGCCGCCGTGGTGCTGGCGGTTCTGGCATTGTATTTTGTTTCGAACAACGGAACCGCACCCGCGAGGGTCACGGGCGACTGCCTCATCCTGGCTGCCTCCCTGGTGGCCGGTACCAGCTGCAGCTTGGCCGCACGGCGCGGTGAGAACGCACGGGCGTGGTCCTTCATGGCAGTGGCCGCGTTTACGTGGGCGGGGGGCCAGGCACTCTGGACCTACTTTGGCCTGACCAACGACAACACTTACCCTTTTCCCTCGCCGGCTGACGTCTTGTTCCTCGCGTACTCCATACCCGCCGCCGCGGCGCTTTTCAGCTTCAAGCGGCCGGCCGGCACCACAAAGGTGGGCTGGGTCAGGTCAGCACTCGATGCCTCGGTGATTGCCGGCTCCGTATTAGCGATCAGCTGGTACACGGCACTGGGGCCGGCCCTAAGCTCCGAAGGCGACATCCTGACCGTGCTCGTCAGTGTCGCCTACCCCGTCGTGGACGTGGTTATGACATCCCTGGTGCTGGTCCTCGCAATGCGCCGGCAACCAGGCGAACGCCTTCCGTGGTTATGCTTCGGCAGCGGCCTGCTCGCCCTCACCATCACCGACAGCACTTACGTCAGGCTGACGTTCGACGGCGTCACGGGCGTCACGGGTTCGCCCCTTGCGCTGGGGTGGATCGGCGCCTTCCTCCTGATTGCGCTTGCACCGCTTCTCCCCTACGCGCAAAAACCGCAACCCGAGCGCAAGGCATTCGCACTCGCCCTGGAGCTGCTCCCCTACGCCCCCATCCTGGCGGCCCTGGTTGTCGTTGCCGGCCCCCACGTACAGGAACTGGGTACCTTCCTGCTGGTGGTGGCCAGAACAACTGTGGTCCTCATCCTGATCCGGCAGGTGCTGATCGTCGTTCAGAACATCACTCTTGCCACAGGTCTGGAGGAGGAAGTGGCCGTCCGTACTGCCGAGCTCGAGGGTTTGGGCGCCATTGTGAATTCCTCCACGGACGCCATCCTGAGCACCACCCCGGAGGGCGTCATCACCAGCTGGAATCCCGGAGCGGAGCGGCAATACGGTTACCCTGCCGAGGAAGCCATCGGCAAGGACGGGCGAATCCTCCTGCCGCCGGGCGGCTCCGATGGGACCGAGGAGATATTCGAGCGGCTCCGGGAAAGCGGCGACGCGATGAACTTTGAAACCGAACACGTGAGGAAAGACGGGACGGTCATCCCGGTGTCAGTGACGGTCTCTCCGATCCAAAAAGACGGGAACCTTCGTGGGGTCGCAGTCATCGCCAGGGACATAACCCTCCGCCGGGCCGCCGAGGATGAGCTCAGGGCCGCGAGGGCTGCCGCTTTGGAGGCAAGCAGGCTCAAGTCCGACTTCCTGGCCACCATGAGCCATGAAATCCGTACACCTATGAACGGCGTTGTGGGATTAACGGCACTTCTGCTCGAAACGTCTTTGGATGAAACACAGAAGCAATACGCCCACGGGGTCAAAAGCGCCGGCGATGCGCTGCTGGCCTTGATCAATGACATCCTGGATTTTTCCAAACTGGAGGCGGGCAAGGTGGATCTGGACCTGCGCCCCTTCGATCCCCGCCTCCTGGTGGAAGAAGTCGCGGGGTTGCTGGCAGAGCCGGCACAAGCCAAGGGGTTGGAGCTCATCGCCTTTTGTGAGCCCGACGTTCCCGGCAGGCTGATCGGAGATTCAGGCAGGATCCGCCAGATCTTGCTGAATCTGGCCTCCAACGCGGTGAAGTTCACACCCACAGGCGAAGTGGCCATCCGAATAGGAACCGAAACACCGGAGACCGGGCCCGAATCCGCTGCCGGCGCCTATTTCGAAGTCCGGGATACAGGAATCGGTATCGCACCCGCGCAACACACCCGATTGTTCGAATCGTTTTCGCAAGCCGACGCCTCCACCACCCGCCGCTATGGCGGCACGGGCCTGGGGCTGGCAATCTGCAGCCGCCTTACCGAAGCCATGAACGGTGAGATCGGGATGAGAAGCGTGCCCGGTCAAGGCAGTACTTTCTGGTTCCGTATCCCGTTGCCGGTGGCGCCCGCGTCCACAGATCCCTTGCCGAACGCAGATGTCCTCACCGGTATGCGGGCACTGGTGGTTGACGACAACACCACCAACCGCCTGGTACTGGAATCACAGCTGCGCGGCTGGCGGCTGCAACCAGACGCCGTGCCGGACGCTAAGACCGCACTCGCCCGGGCCCGGGAAGCGGCAGGGCGGGGAGCACCGTTCGATCTTGCGGTACTGGACCTTTGCATGCCGGAAATTAACGGCTTGGAACTGGCACGGGCCATCAAGGCGGACCCGGCCCTGAACGGCATGGAACTGATCATGCTCACGTCAACCATGCAGATCGAAGGATCAGCAATAGCCGACGCCGGAGTCCGGGAATGGCTGATGAAACCTGTCCGCAGCTCCGAGTTCTACAACCGCCTGATCCGACTGATGTCCACCAGTGAAAAACGCCCGCCACGTGAAAGTCTCACGAGCACGACCAGCGCGGCTGTGGCTGGGCGGTCAGTATCCGCACCCTCCTACACGGGTCTGGTCCGGGGGCGGCTCCTGGTCGTCGAGGACAATGAAGTCAACCAGCTCGTGGCCCGGTCAACGGTGGCGAAGTTCGGCTATCCGGTGGATGTCGTCGCCAACGGTGCCGAAGCTGTGGCCGCCGTCGAAAAGACACGGTATGACGCCGTCCTGATGGACTGCCACATGCCGGTGATGGACGGGTTCGAAGCCACCCGGATCATCCGGAGCCGCGAGACAGGGAACAACCGGCTACCCATCATCGCCATGACGGCCGGTGCCCTCGACGGGGACCGGGAACGCTGCCTCGCTGCCGGCATGGACGATTACCTCGCCAAACCCGTCGACGCCTCTGAACTCGAAGCAGTCCTGTCCCGGTGGGTCCCTGATCAGACGGCAAGTTTCCTGCCCGGGCAACCCCTGGCCGTCACGGGCGGTGAACATCAGGCCCTTGACGGCGAGCATTCTATCCGGGGGCTCGACAAGGGCCGGCTGGCCATTCTTCGTGATCTTGGACCTGCGGACGGTCTGGGCCTGCTGCCTGCGGCAGCAGAAGCTTTCCGAAACGACATCCCGGACCGGATTGCCGCCCTGCATCAAGCGATCAATGACAGCGACGGTCCGGCCCTGGCGCAGGCGTCCCACGCACTCAGGGGTGCCGCGGCCAACATCGGCGCCACCACTGCCGCAGCCCTGTGCGGCGAGCTGGAAGCCATTGGTGGGACCGGAAAGCAGAACGATGCCTTGCACCTTGTCAGCCGATTGGAAGCGGCGCTTGCGCAAGCAAATATCGAACTCGATCAGGCCCTGGGCAGTGCGCCGTGA
- a CDS encoding diguanylate cyclase domain-containing protein, giving the protein MVLVADDDPGSLLVAKAAVERSGHDCLTAGNGDEAWAMYLKHQPDVVVTDWMMPGLDGLALCRAIRARAADLYTYIVLLTSQGSRGDVLAGLEAGADDYVTKPLDPFVLHARLLVARRVTTLHADLAHYRKVLSQQARTDPLTGLNNRLKLNEDLEQLHARSQRYQEEYCLAMCDVDNFKSYNDIYGHQAGDMALRAVGAVLAKAARSSDGVYRYGGEEFLLVLPKQSQQGAKDMLKRALHAVRTLDIIHSGAPTGHLTISAGISAFTPGLHAEADSVLGEADAALYAAKSAGRNRVELAP; this is encoded by the coding sequence ATGGTCCTGGTGGCAGACGATGATCCTGGCTCGCTCCTGGTAGCAAAGGCAGCGGTTGAACGCTCAGGTCATGACTGCCTCACGGCGGGAAACGGCGACGAAGCGTGGGCCATGTATCTGAAGCACCAGCCGGACGTGGTGGTCACGGACTGGATGATGCCCGGCCTGGACGGCCTGGCATTGTGCCGCGCCATTCGGGCGCGGGCCGCCGATTTGTACACTTATATCGTCCTGCTTACCTCGCAAGGCTCCCGTGGCGACGTCCTCGCCGGGCTTGAGGCGGGGGCAGACGACTATGTCACCAAGCCGCTGGACCCTTTCGTCCTGCATGCCCGGCTGCTGGTGGCGAGGCGGGTCACCACGTTGCACGCTGACTTGGCGCACTATCGTAAGGTGCTCTCACAGCAGGCCCGGACCGATCCTCTGACGGGTCTGAACAACAGGTTGAAGCTTAATGAGGACCTGGAACAGTTGCACGCCCGCAGCCAGCGTTACCAGGAGGAGTATTGCCTGGCTATGTGCGACGTGGACAATTTCAAAAGCTACAACGACATTTACGGGCATCAGGCAGGCGACATGGCGCTGCGGGCCGTGGGGGCTGTTCTTGCCAAAGCGGCACGCAGCAGTGATGGGGTGTACCGGTACGGCGGCGAGGAATTCCTGCTGGTCCTCCCGAAGCAGTCACAACAGGGTGCCAAAGACATGCTGAAACGGGCATTGCACGCGGTCCGGACGCTTGACATCATCCACTCGGGGGCTCCGACGGGTCACCTGACAATCAGCGCAGGTATTTCGGCGTTCACACCCGGGCTTCACGCTGAGGCCGACAGCGTTTTGGGTGAGGCCGACGCGGCTCTCTACGCCGCCAAATCAGCTGGCCGGAACCGGGTGGAGCTGGCTCCGTAA
- a CDS encoding LacI family DNA-binding transcriptional regulator — translation MPAKLTDVAKLAGVSLATASRAFGDPGRLAVETRTKVLAAAEELGYDIPGVTGSRTFGVIVPDISNAVFAALIKAIQDQAWHGRHRMVLADTSESSTRERNHLESFATGVDGIILCSPRLPSDQIHQLTGNTPLVVINGEADHAARVLMEAGEGLRQAVEHLHALGHRKLAYIPGPASSWANSQRLAAVTRLCDEWGIELVTVGNQNATVDGGLAASASVVASGATAVIAYNDLVAIGVLAGARTLGYHCPEDISVVGIDDLDIAAAAEPGLTSVRVPIGRSGSLALELLLEQIAGKPSATEAVHLNSQLIVRGSTFAARNADHTLQGK, via the coding sequence ATGCCGGCAAAACTCACGGACGTCGCGAAGCTGGCTGGCGTGTCCCTGGCAACAGCCTCACGTGCGTTTGGCGATCCGGGCCGGCTGGCCGTGGAGACGCGGACCAAAGTTCTCGCGGCCGCAGAGGAACTCGGTTACGACATTCCTGGTGTCACGGGAAGCCGCACATTCGGTGTTATTGTTCCGGACATCTCCAACGCCGTCTTCGCGGCCCTGATCAAGGCCATCCAGGACCAGGCCTGGCACGGCAGGCACCGCATGGTCCTGGCTGATACCTCCGAGTCCTCCACCCGGGAACGGAACCACCTGGAGTCTTTTGCTACCGGCGTCGACGGCATCATCCTCTGCTCCCCCCGCCTGCCTTCGGACCAGATCCACCAGCTGACCGGCAACACACCCCTTGTGGTGATCAACGGTGAAGCAGACCATGCGGCCCGTGTGCTGATGGAAGCCGGCGAGGGACTTCGCCAGGCTGTGGAACACCTTCACGCGTTGGGCCACCGGAAGCTGGCCTACATTCCGGGTCCGGCGTCCTCTTGGGCCAACAGCCAGCGCCTCGCCGCAGTCACCCGCCTCTGTGATGAGTGGGGCATCGAACTGGTCACCGTGGGCAACCAGAACGCAACGGTCGACGGCGGACTGGCCGCCTCCGCGTCGGTGGTCGCCAGCGGTGCCACGGCCGTCATCGCCTACAACGACCTGGTGGCCATCGGCGTGCTCGCGGGCGCGCGGACCCTCGGCTACCACTGTCCTGAGGACATCAGCGTGGTGGGCATCGATGACCTCGACATCGCCGCTGCCGCGGAGCCCGGTTTGACGTCCGTGCGCGTTCCGATTGGCCGAAGCGGCTCCCTGGCCCTCGAACTCCTTCTCGAACAGATCGCCGGCAAACCGAGCGCCACCGAGGCGGTCCACCTCAACTCCCAGCTCATCGTGCGCGGCTCAACCTTCGCCGCACGCAACGCAGACCATACCCTCCAGGGAAAGTAA
- a CDS encoding 2-hydroxyacid dehydrogenase, giving the protein MRIVIADPNLMPQRASFEAALPDGTVTSWHDSWNEHSVLTDLKDADVYVGPKFTAAMGTESRNLRLIHVAGAGYDGIDAGALPAGAVCANTFHHEGSIAEHIATVLVALRRNLLGQDAALRTGIWSSSVYSPDIRQPETLRGAIVTFLGFGHIGSAAWNLLRAFGAEGIAITRSGSVNADKHALRWTGTTDRLGEALSESDVLVVSIPLDAGTTSLIGSAELDDLGPNGQIVNVARGPVVDEAALYEALKDRRIAGAAIDVWYQYPGPDGRGEPSALPFGRLDNIIMTPHSSGVTAETFRGRALEIAENISRLSNNEPLKNVVISR; this is encoded by the coding sequence ATGAGAATTGTCATCGCAGACCCCAACCTGATGCCGCAACGGGCCAGCTTCGAAGCAGCCCTGCCGGACGGCACCGTCACCTCCTGGCACGACAGTTGGAACGAACACTCTGTCCTGACAGACCTTAAAGACGCCGACGTTTACGTGGGCCCGAAATTCACAGCCGCCATGGGCACCGAGTCGCGGAACCTGAGGCTGATCCACGTCGCCGGGGCCGGCTACGACGGGATCGATGCCGGGGCGCTGCCGGCAGGGGCCGTCTGCGCCAACACCTTCCACCACGAAGGCTCCATCGCCGAACACATCGCCACCGTCCTGGTAGCACTGCGCCGCAACCTGCTCGGCCAGGATGCGGCCCTGCGGACCGGCATCTGGTCCTCATCCGTCTACTCCCCCGACATCCGCCAGCCCGAAACACTGCGCGGGGCCATAGTCACCTTCCTCGGCTTCGGACACATTGGCAGTGCCGCCTGGAACCTGCTGCGGGCGTTCGGCGCGGAAGGCATCGCCATCACCCGCAGCGGATCCGTCAACGCTGATAAGCATGCGCTGCGTTGGACAGGCACCACCGACCGGCTGGGCGAGGCACTCAGCGAATCCGACGTGCTGGTGGTCAGCATCCCGCTCGACGCCGGGACCACCTCACTGATCGGTTCGGCCGAACTGGACGACCTCGGGCCCAACGGACAGATCGTCAACGTCGCCCGGGGCCCGGTGGTTGATGAAGCTGCCCTCTACGAGGCGCTGAAGGACCGCCGGATCGCCGGCGCCGCCATCGACGTCTGGTACCAGTACCCCGGCCCGGACGGACGCGGGGAACCGTCAGCACTGCCCTTCGGCCGCCTCGACAACATCATCATGACCCCGCACTCCTCCGGCGTCACCGCCGAAACCTTCCGCGGGCGCGCACTCGAAATCGCCGAAAACATCAGCCGCCTGTCAAACAACGAACCCCTCAAGAACGTAGTGATTTCCAGATGA
- the manD gene encoding D-mannonate dehydratase ManD: MTSKIVDVDVLVTSPSRNFVTLKITTDDGIVGWGDATLNGRELSVASYLRDHLAPALLGRDADRIEDTWQYFYRGAYWRRGPVTMAAIGAIDLALWDIKGKALGVPVYQLLGGAARDKILTYTHATGWDIPELLDSIDRRRDQGFRAVRAQSGVPGLDKVYGVTKGAASYEPAGRGAGPVEEDWDTSAYLRHAPKVLSAVRDHVGPELKLLHDVHHRLNPTEAARLARSLEDVDLFWLEDVTPAENQRLLRTLRQQTTIPLAIGEVFNTIWDCEHLITERLIDFIRTAVVHAGGISHVRKILALAEVYQIKGAPHGPSDVSPINLSASLHLGLATSNFAIQEYMGYDPLVSEVFQSSFRFEDGYLHPGDEPGLGVQVNEEAAARFPYKQAYLPIARELDGSMKDW; the protein is encoded by the coding sequence ATGACCAGCAAGATTGTCGACGTCGACGTCCTCGTCACCAGCCCCAGCCGCAACTTCGTCACCCTCAAAATCACCACCGACGACGGCATCGTCGGCTGGGGCGATGCCACCCTCAACGGCCGCGAGCTGTCCGTTGCCAGCTACCTCCGCGACCACCTCGCTCCCGCCCTGCTCGGACGGGACGCCGACCGCATCGAAGACACGTGGCAGTACTTTTACCGGGGCGCCTACTGGCGCCGTGGCCCCGTCACCATGGCAGCCATCGGCGCGATCGACCTCGCACTTTGGGACATCAAGGGCAAAGCCCTCGGCGTCCCCGTCTACCAACTCCTCGGCGGAGCCGCCAGGGACAAGATACTCACCTACACCCACGCCACCGGCTGGGACATCCCCGAACTCCTCGACTCCATTGACCGCCGCCGCGACCAGGGATTCCGGGCCGTCCGCGCCCAGTCAGGGGTCCCCGGACTGGACAAGGTCTACGGCGTCACCAAGGGAGCCGCCAGCTATGAACCAGCCGGCCGCGGCGCCGGACCAGTCGAAGAGGACTGGGACACCTCCGCGTACCTCCGGCACGCCCCGAAAGTCCTGTCGGCCGTCCGCGATCACGTTGGACCCGAGCTCAAGCTGCTCCACGACGTCCACCACCGGCTCAATCCCACCGAGGCCGCCCGCCTGGCCCGTTCCTTAGAAGATGTAGACCTGTTCTGGCTCGAAGACGTCACCCCAGCCGAAAACCAGCGTCTCCTGCGCACCCTGCGCCAGCAAACCACCATCCCGCTGGCCATCGGCGAGGTCTTCAACACCATCTGGGACTGTGAGCACCTCATTACCGAACGCCTCATCGATTTCATCCGTACCGCGGTCGTCCACGCCGGAGGCATCTCCCACGTCCGCAAGATCCTGGCGCTGGCCGAGGTGTACCAAATCAAGGGAGCCCCACACGGCCCCTCGGATGTCTCCCCCATCAACCTGTCCGCCTCGCTGCACCTGGGCCTGGCCACCAGCAACTTCGCGATCCAGGAATACATGGGTTACGACCCGCTGGTTTCGGAGGTTTTCCAGTCCAGCTTCCGGTTCGAGGACGGCTACCTTCACCCCGGAGACGAACCCGGCCTGGGCGTGCAGGTCAACGAAGAAGCAGCAGCACGCTTCCCGTACAAACAGGCCTACCTGCCCATCGCCCGTGAGCTCGACGGCTCCATGAAGGACTGGTAG